One stretch of Novosphingobium pentaromativorans US6-1 DNA includes these proteins:
- a CDS encoding ectoine synthase — protein MIVRKLKDIRKSDKHVKSEGWTSDRLLLKDDGMGFSFHVTTLFAGAELHMHYQNHLEAVLILKGTGTIEDLGTGETHELKPGVMYALNNNDKHIVRPETEILCACVFNPPVTGREVHDENGAYPADVDAEREPALSD, from the coding sequence ATGATCGTTCGCAAGCTCAAGGACATTCGCAAGAGCGACAAGCACGTCAAATCCGAAGGCTGGACCAGCGACCGCCTGTTGCTCAAGGATGACGGCATGGGCTTCTCGTTCCACGTCACGACCCTGTTCGCCGGCGCGGAACTGCACATGCATTACCAGAACCACCTCGAGGCGGTGCTGATCCTCAAGGGCACCGGCACGATCGAGGACCTCGGTACCGGCGAGACCCACGAGCTGAAGCCGGGCGTGATGTATGCGCTCAACAACAACGACAAGCACATCGTCCGTCCCGAGACCGAGATCCTGTGTGCCTGCGTGTTCAACCCGCCCGTCACCGGCCGCGAGGTCCATGACGAGAACGGTGCCTACCCCGCCGATGTCGACGCAGAGCGCGAACCCGCGCTTTCGGACTGA
- the thpD gene encoding ectoine hydroxylase — translation MQDQYPSRCAGQPELLARHEPVARRAWEPGAPLTAEQIERFDRDGYLVLENVFSEAEIAALQAETGRLLSHPAGLEDETVIAEPDSREVRSIFRIHGQSRMMERLAADERLAGVASYLLDDEVYVHQSRLNYKPGFKGKEFFWHSDFETWHTEDGMPSMRCLSMSVLLAENDANNGPLMLIPGSQRVFVSCVGETPDDHYKHSLRKQEFGVPDEYSLAELAHRHGIAAPTGKPGTVILFDCNTMHGSNGNITPFPRSNAFFVFNAVSNRLVAPFGAEKPRPDFIAARKVAPIRPVSGELMGVAA, via the coding sequence ATGCAGGACCAATATCCGTCGCGATGCGCCGGGCAGCCCGAGCTGCTCGCGCGTCACGAACCTGTCGCGCGGCGTGCCTGGGAACCGGGCGCGCCGCTGACCGCCGAGCAGATCGAGCGGTTCGACCGGGACGGTTATCTCGTACTGGAAAACGTCTTTTCCGAAGCTGAAATTGCCGCACTCCAGGCCGAGACCGGCCGTCTTCTTTCCCATCCCGCCGGGCTGGAGGACGAGACCGTCATTGCCGAGCCGGACAGCCGCGAAGTCCGTTCGATCTTTCGCATCCACGGACAGAGCCGGATGATGGAGCGCCTGGCCGCCGACGAGCGGTTGGCGGGCGTTGCCAGCTACCTGCTCGACGACGAGGTGTACGTCCACCAGTCGCGCCTCAACTACAAGCCGGGTTTCAAGGGCAAGGAATTCTTCTGGCACTCGGACTTCGAGACCTGGCACACCGAGGACGGCATGCCGTCGATGCGCTGCCTCTCGATGTCGGTGCTGCTGGCTGAAAACGACGCCAACAACGGCCCGCTCATGTTGATTCCGGGTTCGCAGCGGGTCTTCGTCAGCTGTGTCGGTGAGACGCCCGACGATCACTACAAGCACTCGCTGCGCAAGCAGGAGTTCGGCGTGCCCGATGAGTACAGCCTGGCCGAACTGGCCCACAGGCACGGCATCGCGGCACCCACCGGGAAGCCCGGCACGGTGATCCTGTTCGACTGCAACACCATGCATGGCTCGAACGGCAACATCACGCCGTTCCCCCGCTCCAATGCATTCTTCGTATTCAACGCGGTGAGCAATCGCCTCGTTGCTCCTTTCGGCGCGGAAAAGCCCCGCCCCGATTTCATTGCTGCCCGCAAGGTCG